The DNA segment CAATCTAAGAATATATCTTTTAAGTTTGGGGCGAATTCAAACGTATATTTgttgatttcttgtattttgttGTAACTGACGTCTAGTAAGGTTAAATTAGGGCTGTAAAAGAACCACACGGAGTCTATAGCAGTCAGTTGATTCCTTGAAAATATAACCTGTTTTAGTGCAGTCATGGCGGCAAAAGTTGAAGATTCTATTTGGGATATCTGGTTTTGGAACAGACTCAGATCTTCTAAACTAGGCAAATCGTTGAAGATACCACCTGAAAGGGTTGTCAAATTGCCGTGGTCGATGCGAATGACTCGAAGTTTTGGCAGATTCTCGAAAGCACTCCTAGATATATCCCTTATTCCGCAGCCATAGAATGATAATGAATTCAACTCGGGTAAATCGTGAACTGCGTGATCACCAATTCTGCTAATCTTTTGATCCACGACGGAAATTCCAACGACAACCTGATCGAACTGCTTCTGCTCGAAACATCCGTAAAAGTTTTTTTTCGCGAACATCTTGAAGTAGGGCACTCTCGATTTTGGAATTACACTCACTTttatgttttcgaaaaaatcgcaCTCGTAGCACTGTCCACCAGCTACAATATTGATCAGTATGAAAACTACGGAAGTAAGGACATACATTGCGATGGCTTATACTACCGATAATTAGATCTAATCATTGCActttatatttcgatatatcgccacgaaatattcataaattcatttcaataattGTGACTGCGACTGCAAATTAAATAATGCTGCTCATATGACGAAGCGTTTAAATCTATTTATACCTTATCATCCGCATGATATCTCTTGTTTTGCAATGTTCTCTAAGAGCCAACAATTTATGTCtttcgctttaattttaaagcttcctttgaCCCCTTCGAAAAATGACACTAAGGGAAGCTTTGAGCTAAAATGAAGCTgacgaaagctgaccttcgaaaaatcctgaaaaagctgggttcagttagaAATTCGTCaataccgaacggttgcacctagattcATAAAATGCTCATATtcattactagaaaagttgctctttcagatatttatcacatttccatctacggttacttgtATCCAGAGATAAACGGCTCGAAAGTTgaacttcgaaaaattctgaaaaagatgtgttcagataaaaattcgtcaagaccgaactgctccatcgagctccataaaattttcagatttataactagaagagttgctctttcagaatatgtatgacatttccatctacggttaaaaattggactgcaagcttcaaaagaggtaaattttctattgaagatgatgaccgatcgagaaggccagtttctgtgtcaatgcccgacaatatcgatgcagttcatgacatgattttatcagaccgtcgaattggtctgaaacggatatctgaagcactgaatatttcatacgaacgcgttcatcttatggttcacgtcaatttgtacatgagaaaaattgctgcaaaatggatccccaaatgtttgaatgtttaccaaaagcgtgcaaggatagaagcatcgcgtgcgatctgtgctcgatttgaaaacgatgtagacctcttaaaccgaattcctattatggatgagacttgggtacatttcaacgatccagaaacgaagcaacaatcgatggaattgcgacactctggttctccaagacctaagaagtttcgtgaacaaaaatctgctggaaaagttcttgcttcagttttttgggattatcatggagtaatcatgattgatttttcggataagggtagaacaataaccggagattactattcgacattagtggccactctacaggaaaaaattaaagagacaagacgcggaaagccatccaaaggtgttttgtttttgcaggacaacgcccctgaacacaaatctcatgttgccatgcaaaaaattcgtaatttagggtttgaattactagaacaccccccttattcaccagatttggctccatccaactattatctctttcctcaactgaaaaaaagttataaaggtcgtaaattttcttccaacgaggaggttataaaagctgtggaggtctggtttgcagagcaagaagaatctttttttttgaaaggtctagggacgttgcaggttcgctgtaataaatgtaaccaattaagaggagaatatgttgagtattaaaatattttgac comes from the Coccinella septempunctata chromosome 2, icCocSept1.1, whole genome shotgun sequence genome and includes:
- the LOC123308069 gene encoding phospholipase A2 inhibitor-like translates to MYVLTSVVFILINIVAGGQCYECDFFENIKVSVIPKSRVPYFKMFAKKNFYGCFEQKQFDQVVVGISVVDQKISRIGDHAVHDLPELNSLSFYGCGIRDISRSAFENLPKLRVIRIDHGNLTTLSGGIFNDLPSLEDLSLFQNQISQIESSTFAAMTALKQVIFSRNQLTAIDSVWFFYSPNLTLLDVSYNKIQEINKYTFEFAPNLKDIFLDCNEIKHIGEKTFIHFDNIEIISLRHNKLTELNSNIFPNKFRVDVLYLNANFLNFIPQTLLEKLSIKVIDLAGNPWKCPCLNLIHKWLVQSNATLTNHFCKGDHFPVCFYDDGGNFCSETVDDKMTKSFLKSLRDLERPVDEECANLS